In Paenibacillus stellifer, the DNA window CGGTGATCTCCTGTTCGGTCAAGCCCAGGTCATTCGCGCAAGCATCGTTGGAATGCCCGATTCGCTGTTCCGCAGGCAACGAAGCAGATGGATAAGACCGCTTTCGGAACCATTGCATCAACCAGTTCTTCATGATCCCCTCATCCTCCATCTTGAAATCCATGTTTTTCCCGCAAACAAGAAGGTGAGTCCGATCACCAGGACGAAGGTGGATGGGAAATACATCGTTTTTAGAAATTGCAAAAACCGCACGTCGCTTATCGGCGCCAAAATGGCAATAAGCAGAGTTCCGGTCGCAAGCAGCAGAAGCGGCGTTCTGTTTTTCGGTTTCCACACATCCGCAATGATGAAGAGGGAAAGCGAAAGGCGAATGAATTCTCCGGATACCCACTGATAGATTGCAAAAACATCCAAATGCTCTATGTACTTTCCCAGTTCGAGAACACGCCACTGTTCAAATGCCGGATATCTCTGTAAAGCAGCTTCCTCTGCCCCATAAATCGAAATCGCTCCCATTAAAGGGCCTATTGTCAATCCGGCGAGCGAAAAAATCATGAACAGCACGCCGGCGAATGAAGGGCGATGGATCAGACGATGTTGAAAAAAAAGAAGAAGCACAAGCTCGAAAATTCCGCTCGCCGCATATAGGCTGCCCCGCCAAACGGGAGCGAATCCATCGGCAAGGAGGGGGAGAACCAGACTGTAGTCTTTATGCTTGAAGTTGAAGGTCATAACAAATACTCCGAGAATCACCACAAATGGCAGCAAAATACCCGACGTAATCGCGATGGAACTAAGGCCCCTGGTTGCAAGAAAGAAACAGCAGGCTAATGCGAGAAGAGCAAGCACGTATCTGGGTGTATGCGGCATATAGGTCGAATGGGTCCATACATTGAAATTAAAGAGGGAAACGTAACCCTGCAGCCATATGTAGATGCTGACTGCCGCAAGGATAATGACGGATAAGCCTTTGCCGAAATGGTGCTGCAACCAATCACGGAACGGCTGTTGACCCTTGTGTTTCATGATATAGACTAGGCACGCCCCCCAAACAGGCAACAATGCCAATACCATCCCAACGGAGACTACAGCATCTCTTCCCGCTGCGTCCAACAATATGGGAATCAAGATCACATGATTGAGAAGGCCGATCGAAAGTAAAAGAATGGAGTAACCTTGCAACGCAGAAATATTATTTTGCATTTAATCGTCACCTCCCGATCATCGCCTGACATTTTGTCCATGAAATCGTCGGAATAAACGCGATCATGATCATGCCCGATGCGCCTGATAAATATCAAATCCTTCGAATCAGCAGTTGACAAATTACCGCTCTAGCTTATGTTATGGATTTGAGACTTGCCGAGAAAAACAACTCATGATACAAGAAACATTTTCGAAATCGGTCGATGACTTGGGTGTGATATCCATTGTCTCGAAACAATTGAAGGTATCCGACTTCATTACGGATATAGTTCCCATTGTCATACAAATTCATAAACCAATTGGATACCGGTTTGTTCTTGCATATGCAGGGTTCCATCACGATAATGGTTCCGTCCGGTTTTAAAATTCGCTTAAATTCCTTCATGTAATTTCCAATTTCATCAGACGAAATATGATGCAGTACAGCGATGATGAGAATGTAATCGACAGACTAATTTTCGACGGGCAGCTTGTTGTTTGCCAGAACATGGAACGTATGGTTCGGAAACAGACGCTTCGCATAATCAATCCGTTTGGCGTCCGGGTCAAATCCGCGATACTGGTTCGGCTGAAACATCGAACAGTTGGCTCCCGTACCCGAACCAAAGTCCGCTACCGCTTTTCCGTTAAATCGAAACCGGGATTGAACGCGATCGTGGATATATATTTTGGTAAACCATTTCGGACGTACAAACCAATGATAAAACCGGGGCGAAAATAAAGTGTTAAAGGAGATCACCGTCTTTCCTCTAAGAAGTCAATCGAGAATAGTTTTACCATTCGAATCGGAAAAAATACAAAAAAATGAATTGCCATTGACAGAGAGGAACGGAGTTATGTATACTAAATGTAAGGTTCAATCATAAAATGAACGATCTTCAAACAATTTTGCCGACTCGTTGCTTTCGCATGCTGTTATGTGCAATGACAGGATGAAAAAGTAATTTCATTTTGCTAAATAAGTTGAAGATAAATCGGTATGTTCATTGGGATCACATTCGCCCATATGAAGTACCGTTTTTTATTGGAGGGATTGGAATGCTCCGTTCCATGTCAAAAGGGGAATTGGAAGACAAGATAAGCAGAATTTTAACGCAATGGGAGAAGGAATATTTGGGACGGGGGTCGGTATTGGTCAAAACGGACATCATGCGCAATATGATTATTGTGGGACTTAAAGGGATATTAACTCCCGCTGAACAAAAATTGGCCGGGACATCGGAGGGTATGCTGTCTGTGAAGCGCATCAGGGCAGATTTGGTGGAATCGGGAAGAGAACAGCTTGGAAAGATGATCCTTGAGTTGACGGGGGAACAAGTCGTCAGCTTCCACACCGATATCAGCACGCGTACGGGGGAAAGAGTAATGGTGTTCGTGCTCTCCGATAATCTGGAGAATAAATTAATTGGATAATGCGTATTGGCAGATGAATCGAAAGATCCGAGAGGATCCGTTGAAGATAAGCCGGTAATTCAGGACACCCTGAAGTTACCGGTTATTTTTTTGCGAGGAGTTGAATTTGCATCATGTTCGATATCGTTGTCGGGAATTTATTGTCCCCAATTGTACTTTTTTTCGTATTGGGGCTGACCGCCGCATTTTTCAAGACCGATTTGAAATTTCCAAACGATCTAAGCGAAGCCCTCAGCATCTATTTGCTCATTGCCATCGGCGTCAAAGGGGGAATGGAATTGTCGCATTACTCGTTGGCGGTATTGGTGCGCCCCATTATGGGGGGAGTCATGCTTGGGATACTCATTCCTGTTGTAACACTGTTGATTTTGTCAAGCAGATTTATGAAAATGGATTTAAAAAATTCTGTCGCCCTGGCAGCTACATACGGCTCCGTCAGCATTGTGACTTTTGGGGCGGCCCTTGCGTTTTTGGAAGAGAAAAGTATCGGGTATGACGGATTCATGAGCGCGCTCGTCGTCATCATGGAGAGCCCTGCTATCATTGTTTCGTTAATGCTCTTGAGAATTGCGGAGAGAAACACGTCACAAAAGGCATTGTCCTTGTATACCATCAAATCTCTGTTCGATAAATCAGTCTTGAAGGAAGGTCTCCTCGGAAAGAGTGTGTTCCTTCTGCTCGGTAGTTTGCTCATCGGTTTGGTCGTTGGGGAATCAGGCCAACCGCTGATCGAGTCCCTTTTTGTTGATTTATACCCCGGTATTTTAATGCTTTTTTTGTTGAACATGGGCATAATTGCCGGACGCCGTCTTCCGGAAATAGGAAAACAGGGAGTCAGGCTGTTTCTATTCGCTGTCATGATGCCCATTATGTGGGGAAGCTTAGGAGTTTTGGCAGGTTCGCATATCGGGTTGTCCGTCGGAAGCGCCACACTCATGGGAGTTTTGGCCGGGAGTTCATCGTATATAGCCGCGCCTGCGGCGATGAGAGGCTCCGTACCGGAAGCCAATCCGTCCATTTATTTGGGACTATCCCTTGGAGTTACGTTTCCTTTCAATTTAATTGCCGGGATACCCTTATATTTTTATCTTGCTCAATGGATGAACTAAGCGGGATCAAATCCATTTTTGTCAACGTCATATGGTGCAGGCATACTGAATAAGGTAGGTGTCATTGGCAAACGTTAAGTAGCAGCGAGCAACGGAGGAAAGCACGCGATTCTCAAGGTCGCAAATTTTAAATGAAGGTCATTTGTTGGTTGGCAAGTATATCTTAAAAGGAGTTGGCGGAAAATGGATTTCTTTACTCCGGAATTTTGGACGGCATTATTGGCCATTGTCATTATCGATCTGGTTTTAGCTGGCGATAATGCGATTGTTATAGGCTTATCTGCAAGGAATCTGCCTAGAGACTTACAAAAAAAAGTTGTTTTTTGGGGAACTTTCGGGGCAATAGCGATTCGTTCGCTGCTAACTTTGATTGCCGTCTGGTTGCTAAAAATTCCTGGCCTCCTCCTGATTGGCGGAGTGCTTCTGATTTGGATAGCCTATAAACTTCTTGTGGAAGAGAAGAAACATGATGTAAAATCCGCTGGCAATTTGTTGTCGGCAATAAAGACAATTGTCATTGCAGATACGGTAATGGGAATGGATAATGTACTTGCCGTAGCGGGGGCAGCGCACGGTAACTTTATTTTGGTTGTAGCAGGATTACTGATTAGTGTTCCAATAATTGTTTGGGGAAGCACCCTCATAATAAAGTGGGTTGAACGTTTCCCGATTATTATTTACATCGGTTCGGGTGTATTGGCTTGGACTGCATCGAAGATGATTGTCGATGAGCCGATTATAAAGGAATTTTTTGCAGTAAATCCATGGATGCAGTGGGGACTGAGTTTCGTTATTGTAATTGGTGTTTTATTATTAGGGAGAATAAAATTAAAAAACAAAAAAATGCAATCTGAAAAAGTATAGGCTCATTGTTGTTTCAAGGACATCTGTAGTAAGTTTCCGGCACAAAAAAGCACTGCCGAACCAAGCTTGGAAAAAGCATCATCGCACCATAGCCGAGAACAGGTGGGTCCGTACCAAATCGCCAAGGAGAGGTGGGCATGGATCCGAAGACGGTGGGCAAGTACATGGAGCAGGAGGACTTTCCCCCAAAGGCGCCGTCCATAGAGCAGCGAGCCTTCAAGCTCGTCCGTACATAGCGACCATTGAGGCAAGCCGACTTCGGCGAATGCGACGGCATTCTGAACGGCGTTCGTGCCTCTGTCAGGGGCTCATGCTCATCTTCCATCGCGCCGGCGGCGTACCCAAGCGCCCAAGGGCAAGAGGGAAATGGGCAGAAAATGGTGACTGTACCAACTTATCGTATTCAGGACGGGTTGCCCACGTTCCCTCTCCAAATGACGATAGCGAACAGGAAATGTTATATAGCCTTGATCTGGATTTCTCCAAAAAGGTGGCTTTGAATTGCTGCGATCAATTGCTGTTACAAAAGACTTGAAAGTGATAAAAAATATAATATAAGTATTCCAAGCCTCAATGATCCAAACATTATGTGGTACCTGGATTATTAAGGGCCTTGAGGGGTAGAATGGAAATGGAGGTGCGAGGCCATGTTGCATACGATGTCACAAGAACAAATTCTGCTTTCCGCCATCAAATGCGTAAAAGAACAAAAACGGGAGGAGCTTCAAAAGATTGTCGCAGAATTGCAGCCTTACGATATAGCGACATTGTATATCACCCTGCCCGACAAACATCGCCTTAAATTTCTCGGGATGCTGCAGCCCAAACAAGTTGCCATTCTCCTTCAAGAACTTGATCCTCCGATGCAAATTGATATTTTGCACAAGCTTGGCGTCCAGCAATCATCCAATATCATGGATTTAATGGAGAATGACGATTTGGCGGATTTGCTGAACCAATTATCCGCCGGCAAGATTGAAGAGTTCTTGGCGGCCATGCGAACCGAAGAGTCGAACAGCGTGAAGGATCTCATGCGGTATCCCCCTGACACCGCGGGGGGGATCATGACGAACCGGTATGTTTGGATCCGGCAAACCTATGCGGTCAGGGTAGCAGTGGACAAGCTCAAATTGTTTGCGGAAATCGCCGAAAATATTTACTACCTTTATGTGCTCGATGAAGATAAAAAGCTGGTGGGGGTTGTCTCTTATCGCGATTTGATAATGGCGGACGCAACCGATAAGATCGAAGACATAATGTTTACCCGCGTCATCTCCGTTCCGGTCGACATGGACCAGGAGAAAGTGGCCCAGGTTATCCAACAGTATGATTTTATTGCCGTCCCGGTTGTGGACGGACAGCATCGCCTGGTCGGGATCGTTACGGTTGACGATGTGTTGGATGTCATCATCGAAGAAGCCAATGAAGACATCGCCAAATTATCGGCCTCGGGAAAAACCATCGATTGGAATACAAGGCCGTTCACGGCTGCCCTCCGCCGGTTGCCCTGGCTTATTTTATTGTTAGGGCTTGGAGTCTTGACGGGCAGTATCCTCAGCGGCTTTGAGGACACGCTAACCCAAGTGGTGGCGCTGACTTATTTTATGCCGATGATCGCAGGAATGACGGGAAATACGGGGACCCAGTCGCTTGTGGTCGTGGTTCGCGGGATGGCGTCCAGCGGGAAAAACCTCAAAAGCGCCATTCGCCTAATCTTCCGTGAACTGGGAGTAGGCCTAATTATCGGTATCGTTTGCGGTGCATTAATCACCATTGTGGCTTCGATCTGGCAAGCAGATCCCATGCTTGGATTGGTGGTCGGCAGCACTTTGTTTGCGACGCTGGTCATCGGCACCGTGGCCGGGACGGTCATTCCCTTGCTGCTCTATTATTTTAAGGTCGATCCGGCTGTCGCTTCCGGCCCGTTGATTACGACATTAAATGATATCTTTTCGCTAACGGTATATTTCAGCATTGCCTCCCTGTTTATTTCCCATTTGATGTAGGTGAATGCATTAATGAACGAGAATCGGGTGAAAAAAATGAACCATCCCGGTACTGGGTTGACTTCAATTCTCCGACAGATGAGGAATCCAAGTTATTAGAGACACATTTCAACTTCCATCTCTTGGCAATTGAAGATTGTTTCCATTTGCTGCAACGTCCAATATCATAGAGCGAAGTAATGAAATAGAAAAATACCGCCTGAAATTATGGGATCGCTACGTAACCCTATACAACAACTTCTGCAGTATAATATTCATTGGGGATACAGTCTCCTCTCCTTGCTGAAATAAGAAGTAGACCACAGGAACTGTTATAATCCTGTGGTCTACTTTTATAACCGGGAGAATCGTCGAATACCGCCTTGAAGGATTCGGCGCGAGGCAGTTTGGCTTGGAATTTCCGCAATCCGGAGGTTCAGCAGACTGCCGCGGCACCACAAACAGGAGAATCTTCCTGATCCAATCCTCAAAAACCGCATACGATGCAAACAAATTCGCAAACCGTTCCGGACAAATAGAAAAAATGGGGGGCCGGGTACTTCTCCGTTAAAAAGCGCAGGGCTGCAAAGATTGGAGTATACTTTTTCCGCTTGCCCCATACGTCGACCACAACCGCCAACTCGTCCCGTCATACTGGGTGTCCATTATTTGTCATTTCGATGAGCGATGTGATACAATACTCCTATACACAAACGGCAAACAAATAGGAAAAATGGCAAACCTGATCGAAAGACAGGGACGCAAAGCTACGGGTCTAAAGCATTATTAATGCGATGATCGCCGGGTTACCCTAATGTTTTCGCAGCGAGACACTACCTCTTGGGGGATGTGTCTTTTTGTTTTGCTAGATGTCGAAGAATAGGAGGTCAGTCCTGCATTTCAATTACAAAAATCTGCATCTACCAACCATTCGCATGTATTGCAAACGCTGCGACGCTGGATTCGTATGGGCTTATGATTTTGCTGGGACCAAGCAGCAGTACAGCGCGTTCTTCCGTGCAGCTACGGTTGAACACGCGCTTGGTTCTACGGCAGCGCACAGTGCGCGTATCCAGCAAGCACCCGCGAGTACGGTGCAGTATATCCATAACGAAGCGGTTCCTAAAGTGTCGGAGAGGATTTACGAACAAGTGTGGAACGAGGCGGGAGAAATGTCAGAATTGGTTCTGGGTGTCGATGACTTCGCCATCAAGAAAGGGCATACCTACAATACCGGCATTCACAACCTCAAGGGCGAGACGATGCTGGACCTGCTGCCCGGCCGCAAGCTGGATGACCTGCGGACATATGCCAGGGGGCATCCGGACTTCCTGATGCTTCAGCCCAAAGCGGTGGTCATGGATTTGGCTCAGGCTTACCATACTTGGATCAGCGAATGTTTTCCAAATGCGATTCGCATCGCAGATCCGATTTCATGTTCACGGTTATGTGATCGAAAGCGTACAGGAAGTACGGAAATCCGTGCAGCGGACATTATCCCCGCGGGCGAAAGCCCACTTGAAAGCTAACCATCGCTTGCTTAATCCGCCTATGGAATCGCTCGGTGCGGAAAGTAGAAAGCGGCTGGAAGTGTTGCTGAACTACGCTCCGTTACTTCGCAGCGTATGGGAATGGAAAGAAGCGTTTACGACCTGGTACGACTGTTCGCCGAGCTTTAACATTGCCAAACTGGGATTTGAACGTTGGTGCGCGCAGGGCGATCTAATTGATCATCCCGCTGTTCGAAACACCCTTACAACCATGCGTAACTGGAAAGAGGAAATCACGAATTATCATCAATGCCGGTGGACGAATGCGACTGTAGAAGGTCGTCATAATCGCATTAAAGCTTTTCGGCGCCGCCACTATTTCACTCGAAACCGCAATCGCTATAAAGCTGGTATTCTTATTGAATGTAACCGTCATAGGATGCTGGGCTAACTTTCAAACACTGATTTTTAGGTTGAGCCAGAATTCTAAAATAAATATGGAAAAAGGCAAACCTGCTCGAAAGACAGGGACGCAAAGCCACGGATCTAATGTATGATAACATGCGATGATCGCCGGGTTACCCTATCGACAGAAATTGGACACTGCCGTTATAGGGTGGTGTCCTTTTTGTCATTCAATTAGGATGGGAGATTCACGTTGACGTTGGAAATGACAGAAAGTATCGCCATTCAGGATTTTCAGAAGGTGCAGGACAATTTGATCATCATGAAAAACATGGGCTTCTGAATTTCACTGGACGATTTCGGAACAAGCTATTCCTCTCTCAGTTTGCTACATACGCTTTGGCTTGTCCGTTGTGGCGGAAGGCGTAGAAACGAAGAAACAGCTTGAATAGCTTAACCGTTGGAACTGCGATGTCGTGCAAGGCTATCTATTCTACGAGCCGCTGACACCAGAGCAATTTTCTCATTTGTTAGATGAACGTGATGATGACCTGCAAAACCCTGAAATTAAAGGAGCGTTTTATTTGAGCTAACAACGAACTGACGAGTGACAACACCAAAACAACCAGATGATGTTCCTCACGAAAGGTGTTGCCCTGTGAGGAGGGCATCGGTATGCAGCATCCTTTGTCGTATGATATATACGATTACGAACGATTGATCGGTCGTTTATTGGTGTGGCTACGAACAATTCAACAACGCAATTTACTTTGGGACTTTGCCGCGATTGAGCACTGCTATGCTCTGCGGCAAAGTCTTTTTTGGTTCTCTTGAAGCTGTACGCCAGCGTTTATTAGGAAGCGTCGGCTGCCGCTCTCCTCCCTCTGTTTTGGTTTGCCAACAAACCAGAACGGAGGGACGAGAATGAAACGGATGAATTTACGGGATATGTATCCCTTTTTGAACACGGACGTGTGGGTCGATCTCGATGAAGAAGTGGCGCAGGAAATCCGCCGGTTTGATCTGAATGAAAATGCATATAGACTACGCACGTATCGCCATCGGGCGTACTACTCGCTGGATTGTAACGACGGGATCGAGCATGATGCCCTTTTCTTCTCAATTTCCCCAGAGGAATATTACGAGCGCAAGCTGACGAATCAGCAGCTTTATGCGGCTATGTGTGAGTTGCCGGAAAAATCGTTCAGGCGCATCTACGCTCACTTCTTCTTGGGTATGAGCAAGGTGGCGATTGCCGAGGCGGAGCAGGTGAATGAGCGGGCGGTTCGCAAGTCGATTGAGCGTAGCTTGAAGCAAATGGAGCGAACTCTCAAAAACATGTGATCGCGGTTCGTTCGAGGGTACGATTTTGAATGAGAAATGAACAGATAGGTAGAGGGACTTGTTCCGACGGCGGCTGGTCTGGTTGTTGCCAGCCGCTCATTTTCCATGAGAGGGGCATGTAAGGATGAATCCTGGTCGATTTTACGCTGCAGAGCACGAATGCTTCTACTATCAGATGTTAAATGAAAGGGAATGCAGCGACAGCTACCACCGTGCACTTTTCTATACGCTTGGCATTTCCCAAGAAACCCGCAAGCATATCCGCGATTTGTTCGATTTTTCTCAGGGGGGCATTAAGCCCGAAGGTCTCGCGGCCTCTTGGCAGACGAGCAGTTCCATTCGCGTGAGCCGACTTGCCTTTAATCTTTGGAACGGCTGGACGGAAGAAGGCGCGGAACGCTATTCCGCTCCTAACGAGTTGTTTGCATGCGGTTACACCCCTTATTTTTTTGAAGCGATCCACCTTCGTTATCCGGAATGCCGCAGTCATGATCAGATTTTGAAACGGCGGACGGAGCAAATTCGCTAATTGACTGCTTTTGACGGGAGTGAAGTCGGATAATGAAGAAAATCAAAATGAGTACTGTGGCAAGGGACATCAAACAGTTGGACAAGCTCCCCAAAGTGATGGAGCGCGTGAAGCGTTCAAGCGTTCGCGCTAAGCGGCAGGCAGATCATGACAAAGCACATGCTCAAACTCCCGTAGCATATGCACAGCACCGCTCCGAATCGACCATGAAGAAAATGGTGCGAACTCAAATGGGAATGAGCATGAGTGTCAGCAGTAGATTGATTCGACACATTCAAAAAAAGCAGACATTACCGATTGGAGATACTGTCTCAGGAAACACCCCCGTTGACACGAATCCTGAGCCTTCGGTTACGCCCACATCGCGGCAAGCACGCAGGCTTCGTCTTTATAAGCCGATTGATGGCAAATATCTCTTGCGTTCAGATCAACGATCAGGAAAACAACGCTTTATTCGGAGCCGGGCCAATGCCCGGCTTTCGCATCGTTCTCGCAAGGACAGGATTCTCGACCTGGTTTCGAAACGGGACGTTAAACCAGCCAGGAAAAAGACACGCGCCGCCGCGCCGTCGCATACAGCAAATGTACGTGCGCCTCGTCGTAATGCGCTCGTATCTGAAATAGCAGGTCAAACGATCAAGCGAAAAGAACGAACGTTCAAAACATTGTCGCCGTTTATCAAAACGGGGCAGCGGCTGGGACAGGCTCAAAAAGCGGATCGCGCGGAACCGAAAATGAACGCCGTAGAGACAGCAAAGCGGGCTGCGCAAATGGCGATGACAACTCGCCGCACCCTTCAAAGGGCGCAAGCTGCCGCGAGACTGAATCTTCGTATCATTAAAATGGTTGTAAAAGCCGCCGCGATGCTTGTCAAAGGATTGACGGCGCTTTTGGGGATCAGCAGTACAGTGATTGTATTGCTGTGCATAGTGATGGCGATAGCCGCCGTCATTTCCTCTCCATTTGGTATTTTCGTATCCGGCGAAAATACGGATGCTGATGTAAAGCCGCTTTCTCGAATCGTTCAGGAGATGGACGCTGAATTTGAGTCAAAGCTGGAAGAAATCCAGCAGTCAGCTGGAAACGTAGACCGGGTGGAGATCCATTATACTGATAGTGCAGACAACACGCGAATCGATAATTGGGCGGACATTATAGCCGTCTTTGCGGTGAAGACGGTAATGGATACAGAAAACGGAATGGATGTAGTTACGCTTGATGCAACAAGAATTGGTATCATCCATGAGGTATTCTGGGAGATAAATCAGGTGGAATCCCATGTTGAAACGATTGAACATACGGAAATGGTTACGGTTCAGCATGAGGACGGAAGCTCCAGCAAAGAGACGACGACAACCTATGAGCGCATTTTGCATATTACCGTCAATAGTAGAACTGCGGAGCGACAAGCAGAAGCATACCATTTTACAAACGAGCAGATGGATTTGATGAAGGAAATGCTGTCCGCAGAGTTCCGACCGATGATGTTCGCAATACTCGGCAAAGAAGCGGATAGTGGCTTAACGCCGGAGCAGCTTGAATTGGTTCAACAGCATTTGCTCGAAGGCGAACTGGGCAGTGAAGCCGTCAAATTGGCGCTGACTCGTCTAGGCGATCCGTACAGCCAACCGAAAGCCGGTCAGGACAACTTTACGGATTGCAGCTATCTCGTTCAATGGGTTTATCGGCAGCTTGGCATCGAGCAGCCACGAACCGCAGCGGAACAGGCCAGATTCTGCGTTGAGAATGACCTGGCCGTAAGCGCGGCGGATTTGATTCCGGGTGACCTTGTATTTTGGAGCTATGAGCGCAACGGTAGATTTATGGATATAACGCACGTCGGGATTTACGCAGGCGACGGAAAAGTGGTGGACGCTTCCTCCAGTCGGGGGCAAGTGGTGTACCGCACTTTGTTCGATGCGGACAAGCAAGTGCTGTTTGGCAGACCGCAACTAGCGAGTGAGAAGTGAACGCTGCCCATTTGCATACTACACAGGTTCTATGCACGCCTTCGTAACATTCCCCCAATACCCTACCGCTGTGAAACGGATACACTCGCATCTGTTCCGCAGGGTAGGGTTTCACCGTCAATTTAATTAATTCAAAATTGCATTGGGAGTTGACAAAAAGCGGTGATCAGGGAATTTTCCTGCACCGTCTTTTTGTTTTATCGCCCCCCTACCAATCCCTCGCTTTCCGTCCCGGAAAATATTTTTCTCGAAATCTTGCAAACCAGAGTCCGATTTTACCCCGAAAATGTAGCGGATAGTAGAGGGACAAATTGATCGCCCTCATCGCTCTTTGACAACCAAATACAATCTTATCCGGTACGTTCCCCGCATGGCCATGAAGGATAGCCGCGTTGCAGGAGCGCCATGACCATTTTGCCGGTTCTTGTTTTTGCATGCCTTGTTAGCAGAACCGGCGGAATGCGAGCGATTTTGCCCATGCAATAAATAAATGGCGGTGCCATTTAGGGCGAAGACCCATGCGGAGGGATAATGATACTTCCGTCCAGCCACAGTTCATCGCAATGGGGGCGACTTGCAGCGATCCTGGAAGAGGCTTGAAGCCTATGAGGACGGACAACCACCGTCCGCCGGATAAGATTTTCAGATACGCAACCAAAACAGAGGCGGAAACGGAGATGCGCTGCGGTGCGCATCTCTGCTTTTCGGCATGTCAGAATGATCGGGAGGCTAGTTATGAACCAAAAGCTGATCCGGTACAGCATGCAAATTGCGATGATGAAACAGTTGTTGGCGCTCTCATTGATTACCGAAAGCGAATTCAATCAGATCAAGAGCAAAACCATGCGAGAATACGGCATCATTTCGGACCTGACTTCTTAATTTGCAGATTTGTCGGTCCGCCCAGCTCTTATTATACTGATGGCGGGTTAATAAGAATGGAGGACGAATCTATGGCTCTTGAAGTGGAAGTGATTAAAGCAAGCCGGAAAATAACTGATCGGAAGGGCGGAAAATCATCGGACATTCTTCGCGTTGCTCCGTATGCCCGCGTAAGTACCGACTCAGAGGAGCAGTTGAACAGCTACAAGTCGCAGGTTGTCTATTATACAGAACTCGTAAACAAGCGTAGCGACTGGGTGCTGGTTGACATGTATGCGGACGAAGCGATTACCGGCACACAGGTGACGAAGCGCGAGGATTTTCAGCGTATGATTAATGATTGCATGGACGGAAAGATCGACATGGTCATTACGAAGTCCATCTCCCGATTTGCCAGAAACACGCTCGACACCTTGAAGTACGTCCGCATGTTGAAGGAAAAGAGCGTCGCTGTATTTTTTGAAGACGAGAATATCAATACGCTGACGATGGA includes these proteins:
- a CDS encoding C40 family peptidase → MKKIKMSTVARDIKQLDKLPKVMERVKRSSVRAKRQADHDKAHAQTPVAYAQHRSESTMKKMVRTQMGMSMSVSSRLIRHIQKKQTLPIGDTVSGNTPVDTNPEPSVTPTSRQARRLRLYKPIDGKYLLRSDQRSGKQRFIRSRANARLSHRSRKDRILDLVSKRDVKPARKKTRAAAPSHTANVRAPRRNALVSEIAGQTIKRKERTFKTLSPFIKTGQRLGQAQKADRAEPKMNAVETAKRAAQMAMTTRRTLQRAQAAARLNLRIIKMVVKAAAMLVKGLTALLGISSTVIVLLCIVMAIAAVISSPFGIFVSGENTDADVKPLSRIVQEMDAEFESKLEEIQQSAGNVDRVEIHYTDSADNTRIDNWADIIAVFAVKTVMDTENGMDVVTLDATRIGIIHEVFWEINQVESHVETIEHTEMVTVQHEDGSSSKETTTTYERILHITVNSRTAERQAEAYHFTNEQMDLMKEMLSAEFRPMMFAILGKEADSGLTPEQLELVQQHLLEGELGSEAVKLALTRLGDPYSQPKAGQDNFTDCSYLVQWVYRQLGIEQPRTAAEQARFCVENDLAVSAADLIPGDLVFWSYERNGRFMDITHVGIYAGDGKVVDASSSRGQVVYRTLFDADKQVLFGRPQLASEK
- a CDS encoding SHOCT domain-containing protein, with the translated sequence MNQKLIRYSMQIAMMKQLLALSLITESEFNQIKSKTMREYGIISDLTS